Proteins from one Streptomyces genisteinicus genomic window:
- a CDS encoding MSMEG_6728 family protein yields MQTFLPYPDFRQSAASLDVRRLGKQRVEALQVLRGLTVPGYGWRHHPAVRMWAGYEEALVRYGLEVCEVWTDAGRADSCALTLVHDFRAWAPEALSTARSQDRLAAAGDLPPWLGRADFHRSHRSALVRKDPAHYRERFPDVPDDLPYVWPPSDRTREAPADD; encoded by the coding sequence ATGCAGACGTTTCTCCCGTACCCGGACTTCAGGCAGTCCGCGGCCTCGCTCGACGTGAGGCGTCTGGGCAAGCAGCGGGTGGAGGCCCTCCAGGTGCTCCGCGGCCTCACCGTGCCCGGCTACGGATGGCGACACCATCCGGCGGTGCGGATGTGGGCGGGCTACGAGGAAGCGCTGGTCCGCTACGGACTGGAGGTGTGCGAGGTGTGGACGGACGCCGGGCGTGCGGACAGCTGCGCGCTGACCCTGGTGCACGACTTCCGTGCCTGGGCACCCGAGGCTCTGTCCACGGCCCGCAGCCAGGACCGGCTGGCGGCGGCGGGCGACCTGCCGCCGTGGCTCGGTCGCGCGGACTTCCACCGCAGCCACCGGTCCGCGCTGGTCCGCAAGGACCCCGCGCACTACCGCGAGCGCTTCCCGGACGTGCCGGACGACCTGCCGTACGTGTGGCCGCCGTCCGACCGCACCCGCGAAGCCCCGGCGGACGACTGA
- a CDS encoding (2Fe-2S) ferredoxin domain-containing protein: MPATPTGATSGEPAGRAAAGPVPCRVVVCRDCCCGSPKVKGVDHAAQVARLREAGPVTVSDCLDVCERANVVVVRPSARGRAAGGRPVWLGLVNDAAATEDIVAWVRDGGPGIAPLPDILDLYTFAPPGPAARA; encoded by the coding sequence ATGCCCGCCACACCCACCGGAGCGACGAGCGGCGAGCCTGCCGGCAGGGCGGCCGCCGGCCCCGTGCCGTGCCGCGTCGTCGTCTGCCGCGACTGCTGCTGCGGCAGCCCCAAGGTGAAGGGCGTCGACCACGCGGCCCAGGTCGCCCGCCTGCGGGAGGCGGGGCCGGTGACCGTCTCCGACTGCCTCGACGTGTGCGAGCGGGCCAACGTCGTCGTGGTGCGCCCCTCCGCCCGCGGCAGGGCCGCCGGCGGCCGGCCGGTCTGGCTCGGTCTCGTCAACGACGCCGCCGCCACCGAGGACATCGTCGCCTGGGTCCGCGACGGGGGACCGGGCATAGCCCCGCTCCCGGACATCCTCGACCTGTACACCTTCGCCCCGCCCGGGCCCGCGGCGAGAGCCTGA
- a CDS encoding DUF3140 domain-containing protein yields the protein MPCTSGTPCARRAAPEAGGPGGDVPRVPGERRYDGVRAHRPARHRRGGGGGGGGSVGHASGRRIAGLLGTRKADLSDADFAHMRKVNGYVHRHLAQRPDGDVADSAWCRSSVNWGHAPEK from the coding sequence GTGCCGTGCACAAGCGGGACGCCCTGCGCAAGAAGGGCGGCTCCTGAGGCCGGAGGACCTGGAGGAGACGTACCGCGCGTTCCGGGAGAGCGTCGGTACGACGGCGTCCGGGCTCACCGGCCGGCTCGCCACCGGCGCGGCGGCGGGGGTGGCGGGGGCGGGAGCGTCGGCCACGCGTCCGGGCGGCGTATCGCCGGCCTGCTGGGCACGAGAAAGGCCGATCTGAGTGACGCCGACTTCGCGCACATGCGCAAAGTGAACGGTTACGTCCACCGCCATCTCGCCCAGCGGCCCGACGGTGACGTCGCGGACAGCGCGTGGTGCCGCTCGTCGGTGAACTGGGGGCACGCCCCGGAGAAGTGA
- a CDS encoding DUF2945 domain-containing protein, which produces MAKKRRLHKGDKVSWRSHGHEVTGKVTGRHTERTEAAGRTVDASPEEPQYEVESDDSGRSAVHKRDALRKKGGS; this is translated from the coding sequence ATGGCGAAGAAGCGCAGGCTCCACAAGGGCGACAAGGTCTCGTGGCGCAGTCACGGCCACGAGGTGACCGGCAAGGTCACCGGCCGCCACACCGAGCGGACCGAGGCGGCGGGCCGCACGGTGGACGCCTCGCCCGAGGAACCCCAGTACGAGGTGGAGAGCGACGATTCGGGCCGCAGTGCCGTGCACAAGCGGGACGCCCTGCGCAAGAAGGGCGGCTCCTGA